The Lycium barbarum isolate Lr01 chromosome 10, ASM1917538v2, whole genome shotgun sequence genome includes a region encoding these proteins:
- the LOC132615168 gene encoding nuclear intron maturase 3, mitochondrial, with translation MLLIFRRTTLHFTSKNTLFSLPRLHLSILSPSSSPIYQNPTKTLSQIDIKNLILSNYHHGKFHNLLQNVITLPSFLFTACQNLKPNDKTTLTPNSISTQFFSLQELSFQLSTNQFDVKDCSFILGKSLVLPNLKLKVVIESIRMVLETIYDDRFMTFCYGGRVNMGRHTAIRYLKNSVENPSWWFTVCLSPSKFENKHVDKLCSVMEEKISDVALIVLIKRLFECEIVSIQLGGCYLGRGFPQECRLSSILINVYFNSFDKEIQELRLKTNRENPRVDASDLANAFYKPLKIYAVRYLDEILVITSGTKSMTLDLKSRLVQNVEKNMEFDIDKVKTVIHSATSEKIEFLGMELRAVKPSVLHPPMSQKAIRARKKYLRQKEVRLLELRNAKETNRKKLGMKIFSHVFKKTKRGNGFKTDFPIESEVKVNRIFDSWAEEVMQDFLKSVDDRWEWHRMLSAGDFLSLKRIRDQLPRELVDSYDNFQEQVDRYLNPLKAKRMLEEQVKIAEEEEERKYSNQTVADLTKLCIKVEAPLEIVKKAVKLVGFTNHMGRPRPISLLMALEDTDIIKWYAGIGRRWLDFFCCCHNFKKLKIIVSYHLRFSCILTLAEKHESTKREATRHYTKDLKVSDINGVEEVNFPTEREVKMMGDNDLIDPKPVDGSLGMALIRLASDEPSYRCAAHFCDRRDTTVYRIRLLQNLLNLDPFDRSKWVPGMGAIHENLNKRCIPLCSDHISELYIGRLTLQDTDYASLLHVD, from the coding sequence ATGCTCTTGATTTTCAGAAGAACCACACTGCACTTTACTTCCAAGAATACACTTTTTTCACTTCCAAGACTCCACCTTTCAATCCTTTCTCCTTCATCTTCACCCATTTACCAAAACCCCACAAAAACCCTTTCTCAAATAGACATCAAGAACCTAATCCTCTCCAATTATCACCATGGAAAGTTCCACAACCTCCTCCAAAATGTCATCACTTTACCCTCTTTCCTCTTCACAGCTTGCCAAAACCTCAAACCAAATGACAAAACTACCCTCACTCCAAATTCCATCTCAACCCAATTTTTCTCACTTCAAGAACTGTCTTTTCAGCTCTCTACAAACCAATTTGATGTTAAAGATTGCAGCTTTATCCTAGGTAAATCACTTGTGCTTCCTAATTTGAAGCTTAAAGTAGTTATTGAATCTATTAGAATGGTTCTTGAAACTATATATGATGATAGATTTATGACATTTTGTTATGGTGGACGTGTTAATATGGGTCGACATACCGCGATTCGTTACCTTAAAAACTCTGTTGAGAACCCCAGTTGGTGGTTTACTGTTTGTTTGAGTCCTTCAAAGTTTGAAAATAAGCATGTTGATAAGCTTTGTAGTGTTATGGAAGAGAAAATTAGTGATGTGGCATTGATTGTTTTGATAAAAAGGTTGTTTGAGTGTGAAATAGTAAGTATTCAATTAGGTGGTTGTTATTTAGGTAGAGGGTTTCCTCAAGAATGTAGGTTGAGTTCAATTTTGATTAATGTTTATTTTAATAGTTTTGATAAGGAAATTCAAGAACTAAGGCTTAAAACGAATCGGGAGAATCCGAGAGTTGATGCTAGTGATCTTGCTAATGCTTTTTATAAACCGTTGAAGATATATGCGGTTAGATATTTGGATGAGATATTGGTTATTACGTCGGGGACAAAGTCGATGACTTTGGATTTGAAGAGTAGGCTTGTGCAGAATGTTGAGAAGAATATGGAATTCGATATTGATAAGGTTAAGACTGTTATTCATAGTGCTACTTCTGAGAAGATAGAATTTTTGGGGATGGAGCTTCGGGCTGTTAAGCCGTCTGTCTTGCACCCACCAATGTCACAAAAGGCGATTAGGGCGAGAAAAAAGTACCTCCGACAGAAAGAAGTTAGACTTTTGGAGTTGAGAAATGCTAAAGAGACGAATAGGAAGAAACTGGGAATGAAAATATTCAGTCATGTATTTAAGAAGACGAAACGTGGAAATGGTTTCAAGACTGATTTCCCGATTGAGAGTGAAGTCAAAGTCAACCGAATTTTCGATTCTTGGGCTGAAGAAGTAATGCAAGACTTTTTGAAATCCGTCGATGATCGCTGGGAATGGCACCGAATGCTCTCAGCTGGTGACTTTCTCTCCTTAAAAAGGATCAGAGATCAACTCCCCCGAGAACTCGTGGATTCTTATGACAACTTTCAAGAGCAAGTTGACAGGTACTTAAATCCTCTCAAAGCAAAAAGGATGTTAGAGGAACAAGTAAAGATAGCagaggaagaagaggaaaggAAATACTCCAATCAGACGGTTGCAGATCTGACAAAGTTATGCATAAAAGTCGAGGCGCCTTTAGAAATTGTTAAAAAGGCAGTCAAGCTGGTTGGATTTACAAACCATATGGGCCGTCCTAGGCCGATTAGTTTACTAATGGCTCTTGAAGATACTGATATTATCAAGTGGTATGCTGGTATAGGGAGAAGATGGCTTGATTTCTTTTGCTGCTGCCACAACTTCAAAAAGTTGAAGATTATAGTATCGTATCATTTAAGATTCTCGTGCATCTTGACTTTAGCAGAGAAGCATGAATCCACAAAGCGGGAGGCAACCAGACATTACACCAAAGATCTGAAAGTTTCTGATATTAATGGGGTAGAAGAAGTGAATTTTCCGACAGAAAGGGAAGTCAAAATGATGGGAGATAATGATCTTATTGATCCAAAGCCAGTGGACGGTTCTCTAGGGATGGCATTGATTAGATTAGCTTCTGATGAGCCGTCTTACCGCTGTGCTGCTCATTTTTGTGACAGAAGAGATACAACTGTCTACCGGATTAGGTTACTTCAGAATCTTCTTAATTTGGATCCTTTTGATCGAAGTAAGTGGGTTCCAGGAATGGGTGCTATACATGAGAACTTGAACAAGAGATGCATCCCTTTATGCTCTGACCATATTAGTGAATTATACATAGGTAGACTAACTCTGCAAGACACTGATTATGCTTCTCTTTTGCATGTTGATTAG